A stretch of the Bradyrhizobium arachidis genome encodes the following:
- a CDS encoding MBL fold metallo-hydrolase, translating to MNVTVQFCGAARTVTGSCYLFNTPTGRLLVDCGLFQGQKTLKALNYSAFPFRPADIDAVLLTHAHIDHSGLLPKLKREGFSGPILATRGTIELCSYMLPDAGNIQETEVAALNRRNAARGRAAVTPIYTQADAIATLDALRPIEYQAWYTVIPGVRARYWNAGHLLGSASIELEFADQGRNGGPLRVLMSGDIGPDAKLLEPDPEGPTNLDYVFCESTYGDSDRPSTTHALRRSHLAQEVRDAASGRGALLIPAFAVERTQELIVDLADLMTRGEIPTAPIFLDSPLAIRATEVFRNNAASLDPTVDLDRLLTSSQLHFTETVDESKSIARLTGFHIIIAASGMCDAGRIRHHLKRWLWRREGTVLLAGFQAQGTLGRFLHDGAKAVRIQGEEIKVAARIRYIDEYSGHADGPELARWIAARRPIHRGLFIVHGEEHALGGLLNRIAERTVPTAQIFTPMLDDVYDLSTAAPTPIDVACRRRLTLDAVVNLDWHNDMSKLLLDINDQIEAAADDRARGVIVRKLRRALAGP from the coding sequence CCGGCTCCTGCTATCTCTTCAATACGCCCACAGGACGACTCCTGGTGGATTGCGGGCTGTTCCAGGGACAAAAAACGTTGAAAGCGCTGAATTATAGCGCGTTCCCGTTTCGCCCGGCGGACATCGATGCCGTATTGCTGACACACGCCCACATCGACCACAGCGGGCTCTTGCCGAAGCTGAAGCGCGAAGGCTTTTCAGGCCCGATCCTGGCAACGCGCGGCACTATCGAGCTCTGCTCCTATATGCTTCCCGATGCGGGCAACATCCAGGAAACGGAGGTTGCCGCCCTGAACCGCCGGAACGCAGCCCGAGGACGGGCCGCCGTCACGCCCATCTACACGCAGGCCGATGCGATTGCGACGCTCGATGCCTTGCGGCCGATCGAGTACCAGGCATGGTACACGGTGATACCGGGCGTGCGCGCCCGCTACTGGAATGCCGGCCATTTGCTTGGCTCGGCTTCGATCGAGTTGGAATTCGCCGATCAAGGCAGAAACGGAGGGCCGTTGCGTGTCTTGATGTCGGGTGACATCGGCCCAGATGCCAAACTGCTGGAGCCGGATCCGGAGGGCCCGACCAACCTCGATTACGTGTTCTGCGAGTCGACCTATGGCGATAGCGACCGCCCGTCCACAACGCACGCACTGCGTCGCTCGCACCTCGCCCAGGAGGTGCGCGATGCCGCCAGCGGACGCGGCGCGCTGCTGATCCCTGCTTTTGCGGTAGAACGGACCCAAGAGCTGATCGTCGATTTGGCCGACTTGATGACCCGTGGTGAGATTCCGACCGCACCGATCTTCCTCGATTCGCCTTTGGCGATCCGTGCGACGGAAGTCTTCCGGAATAACGCGGCCAGCCTTGACCCAACCGTGGATCTGGACCGGCTTCTGACTTCCAGTCAGTTGCACTTCACGGAAACCGTCGACGAGAGCAAGTCGATCGCCAGGCTCACCGGCTTTCACATCATCATTGCCGCAAGCGGAATGTGCGACGCCGGCCGCATCCGCCATCATCTGAAGCGCTGGTTGTGGCGCAGGGAGGGCACGGTCCTGCTCGCGGGATTCCAGGCTCAAGGCACCCTGGGCCGCTTCCTGCACGATGGCGCAAAGGCGGTGAGGATCCAAGGCGAGGAGATCAAGGTCGCCGCGAGAATTCGATATATCGACGAATACTCCGGGCACGCCGACGGTCCGGAACTCGCGCGCTGGATTGCCGCGCGGCGCCCCATTCATCGTGGTCTGTTCATTGTGCACGGGGAAGAACACGCGCTCGGAGGCCTTCTGAACCGGATCGCCGAGCGAACCGTTCCAACCGCGCAGATTTTCACGCCGATGCTGGACGACGTCTACGACCTATCGACTGCTGCGCCGACACCGATCGACGTTGCTTGCCGCCGCAGGCTCACTCTCGATGCGGTCGTCAACCTTGATTGGCACAACGATATGTCCAAACTGCTCCTCGATATCAATGACCAGATCGAGGCCGCAGCAGACGATCGAGCGCGCGGCGTCATCGTCCGGAAGCTGCGAAGAGCGCTCGCAGGGCCATAA
- a CDS encoding CBS domain-containing protein, translating to MRTSFATVKPEAPLLEALHLLLETNQRGLPVLDNEGALVDIIAEGDFLHRRELGVTYPEGCWLEWLLGKQEGELARERTRGLRVEAVMSRHPVCVDENATIDAVVKEMDVYQVSQVPVLRKRKVVGIVGRMQMLTALESCLREPGQVLRE from the coding sequence ATGCGGACTTCGTTCGCAACTGTGAAGCCGGAAGCGCCGCTGCTGGAGGCCCTCCACCTGCTGCTTGAGACCAATCAACGCGGCCTGCCGGTCCTCGATAATGAAGGGGCCTTGGTCGACATCATTGCCGAAGGCGACTTCCTCCATCGTCGCGAGTTGGGCGTCACCTATCCTGAGGGGTGTTGGCTCGAATGGCTCTTGGGAAAGCAGGAAGGCGAACTCGCTCGTGAGCGAACGAGGGGACTGCGGGTCGAAGCAGTCATGAGCCGTCATCCCGTTTGCGTCGACGAGAATGCCACGATCGATGCTGTCGTCAAGGAAATGGATGTCTACCAGGTCTCGCAGGTGCCGGTGCTCCGCAAGAGAAAGGTCGTGGGCATCGTTGGTCGGATGCAAATGCTCACAGCGCTAGAGAGCTGTCTTAGGGAGCCTGGGCAAGTCTTGAGGGAATAG
- a CDS encoding universal stress protein: MAEGVIIEETTPEDLDRIRAQLSAKEAWFRRIVRLPSEKVEWRSAIAFPTEFLVEQARAADLIVVKRRQLKANYSRYLDSAGTMLRMGRPTLSVPDGVTELAGDRIVIGWKDTREARLAVREALPFLTRASKVTIAEICTSDEQDAAHRRVRDVANYLEKHGVSCEHEVRVHTAELDAGYLIRLATDVGADLIVTGGYGHSRLGEWIFGGMTQSLLQQARVCLLMAH; the protein is encoded by the coding sequence GTGGCCGAGGGCGTCATCATAGAGGAGACAACGCCAGAGGACCTCGATCGCATACGGGCGCAGCTCTCGGCCAAAGAGGCGTGGTTCAGGCGGATTGTCCGCCTGCCGAGTGAGAAGGTGGAATGGCGCTCGGCAATCGCATTTCCGACCGAGTTTCTGGTTGAGCAGGCCAGGGCTGCTGACCTTATCGTCGTCAAGCGCAGGCAGCTCAAGGCCAATTACTCCCGGTATCTCGATTCCGCCGGCACCATGCTGCGGATGGGCCGTCCCACGCTTTCGGTGCCGGACGGTGTGACCGAACTGGCTGGCGATCGCATCGTGATCGGTTGGAAGGATACTCGGGAAGCGCGTCTCGCCGTTCGCGAAGCGCTGCCGTTTTTAACGCGGGCATCGAAGGTCACAATCGCCGAAATCTGCACATCGGACGAACAAGATGCGGCACATCGCCGGGTACGGGATGTGGCCAACTATCTCGAAAAGCACGGTGTGAGCTGCGAGCACGAGGTCCGCGTGCATACAGCGGAGCTGGATGCTGGCTATCTCATTCGCCTGGCTACGGACGTCGGCGCCGACCTCATCGTTACCGGAGGTTATGGACATAGCAGGTTGGGCGAATGGATATTTGGTGGCATGACGCAAAGCTTGCTGCAACAGGCGCGAGTCTGCTTGCTGATGGCCCACTAG
- a CDS encoding host attachment protein: MTKIPHRAVVFVGDGRKALFFRNEGDEKFPNLKVESAFEDQNPPAHDQGSDRPGRVSKAWHSGQRSAVEMTDWHELEELRFVKQVAAAVERIVRGEPSTALIIVAPPRTLAALRSDFHPDVKRRIVAELAKDLTRHPVGDIEKHLRDE, translated from the coding sequence ATGACCAAGATACCGCATCGTGCCGTAGTGTTCGTCGGCGACGGGCGAAAGGCGCTATTCTTCCGGAACGAAGGCGACGAGAAGTTCCCGAATTTGAAGGTGGAATCCGCCTTCGAGGATCAGAACCCGCCGGCTCACGACCAGGGAAGCGATCGGCCCGGCCGGGTGAGCAAAGCCTGGCATAGCGGGCAGAGAAGCGCCGTGGAGATGACCGATTGGCATGAGCTCGAGGAGCTCCGCTTTGTGAAGCAGGTGGCGGCTGCCGTGGAACGCATTGTACGCGGCGAGCCTTCGACCGCACTGATCATCGTCGCACCGCCGCGAACGCTGGCGGCGCTGCGGTCGGATTTCCATCCTGATGTGAAGCGCCGGATCGTGGCGGAGCTTGCCAAGGACCTTACCAGGCACCCGGTCGGCGACATCGAAAAGCATCTGCGGGACGAATAG
- a CDS encoding CBS domain-containing protein — translation MQARDVMVSPVLTVGANATVREVAQLLLARRISALPVVDADNKILGIVTEGDLLHRAEAGTERPYSWWLRLLTGDAQLATDYVKSHAVKVNDIMTRNVVTAAPETPLHEIATLLEDNQIKRVPIVNQDGQLVGIVSRANLLQAIASARPELEISVPDSTIRRKLLEELKKQSWAHTFNLNATVRNGVVDLWGFAPSAAERTAIRVAAEAIPGVVTVNDHLLETPTFVY, via the coding sequence ATGCAGGCAAGAGATGTGATGGTTTCCCCCGTTTTGACCGTCGGCGCCAACGCCACCGTCCGCGAGGTCGCGCAGTTGCTGCTTGCCCGACGCATCAGCGCGTTGCCCGTCGTCGATGCCGACAACAAGATCCTCGGGATTGTGACCGAAGGCGATCTGCTCCATCGAGCCGAAGCCGGCACCGAACGTCCCTACTCCTGGTGGCTTCGTCTTTTGACCGGCGATGCTCAACTGGCTACCGACTATGTCAAATCGCACGCGGTCAAGGTCAACGACATCATGACGCGCAACGTCGTAACCGCCGCGCCGGAGACGCCGCTGCACGAGATTGCAACGCTGCTCGAAGACAATCAGATCAAACGTGTGCCAATCGTCAACCAGGACGGCCAACTCGTCGGAATCGTCAGCCGGGCCAATCTGCTTCAGGCGATCGCAAGCGCCCGGCCGGAGCTCGAGATCTCGGTTCCTGATTCAACGATCAGAAGGAAGCTCCTTGAAGAGCTCAAGAAGCAGTCTTGGGCGCATACGTTCAACCTGAACGCAACGGTACGGAACGGGGTCGTCGATCTCTGGGGTTTCGCACCATCCGCGGCCGAACGCACAGCCATCCGCGTGGCGGCCGAAGCTATTCCTGGTGTCGTGACAGTGAATGATCACCTGCTTGAGACACCGACCTTCGTCTACTGA